From one Maritimibacter sp. DP1N21-5 genomic stretch:
- a CDS encoding SDR family oxidoreductase, which translates to MPSILVTGASGGIGRAVAEKFLSEGWTVGLMARRESLLREVADGRTNAVVLPGDVSDAASVEGVFADFLGRAGRVDVLFNNAGIFTPAAPIDEIPVSDWKRALDVNLTGMFLCARAAFGAMRRQDPMGGRIINNGSISAHVPREGSVTYTATKHAVTGLTKTLSLDGRPFDIACGQIDIGNARTELLEGIVQKARDAGEAPPPSMDVTHVAEAVWNMAALPLEANVQFMTIMATKMPYIGRG; encoded by the coding sequence ATGCCTAGCATTCTGGTGACAGGCGCATCCGGCGGGATCGGCCGAGCGGTGGCAGAGAAGTTCCTGTCGGAGGGCTGGACCGTGGGCCTCATGGCCCGGCGCGAGTCGCTCTTGCGCGAGGTTGCGGACGGGCGGACGAACGCGGTCGTCCTGCCGGGCGACGTGAGCGACGCGGCGAGCGTGGAGGGGGTCTTCGCGGACTTCCTCGGCCGCGCGGGTCGAGTCGACGTGCTCTTCAACAACGCCGGCATCTTCACACCGGCCGCCCCGATCGACGAGATTCCGGTCTCCGACTGGAAACGCGCGCTCGACGTGAACCTGACCGGGATGTTCCTATGTGCCCGGGCGGCCTTTGGCGCGATGCGCAGGCAGGATCCCATGGGCGGGCGGATCATCAACAACGGCTCGATTTCCGCCCATGTGCCCCGCGAGGGATCGGTGACCTACACGGCGACGAAACACGCGGTGACAGGGCTGACGAAGACGCTGTCGCTCGACGGACGGCCCTTTGACATCGCCTGTGGCCAGATCGACATCGGAAACGCGCGCACCGAGCTGCTGGAGGGGATCGTTCAGAAGGCGCGCGACGCGGGCGAGGCGCCGCCGCCCTCGATGGACGTGACCCATGTGGCGGAGGCGGTCTGGAACATGGCCGCCCTGCCGCTCGAGGCCAATGTGCAGTTCATGACGATCATGGCGACGAAGATGCCCTATATCGGGCGAGGCTAA
- a CDS encoding EI24 domain-containing protein, with protein sequence MIFSDFSKALGQLGDARFRKVLLLGLALTIGLLVGLTVLLVFLLGLVLPETVSLPWIGDIAWLDSLASWALVGVMLVLSPFLMVPVSVTFMGIFLDQVAEAVEERHYPQLPPAQNVTVMDGLRDSLGLILATVLVNILALGMSFFIGPLAPILFWIVNGYLIGREFFQLAAMRREGRVRANQLRRKHNGQIWLAGTLMAIPLTIPLVGLVIPILGAATFTHLYHRVTGTVAR encoded by the coding sequence ATGATCTTCTCCGACTTCTCCAAGGCGCTGGGCCAACTGGGCGACGCGCGTTTCCGCAAGGTGCTCCTGCTCGGCCTCGCCCTGACCATCGGGCTTCTCGTCGGGCTGACGGTGCTTCTGGTGTTCCTCCTCGGACTCGTCCTGCCCGAGACGGTGAGCCTGCCGTGGATCGGCGACATCGCCTGGCTCGACTCGCTGGCGAGCTGGGCCCTTGTGGGCGTCATGCTTGTGCTCTCGCCCTTCCTCATGGTGCCGGTGTCCGTCACCTTCATGGGCATCTTCCTCGATCAGGTGGCCGAGGCGGTGGAAGAGCGACACTATCCCCAGCTTCCGCCCGCCCAGAACGTGACCGTGATGGACGGGCTCAGGGATTCGCTCGGACTGATCCTTGCGACGGTTCTGGTCAACATCCTCGCTCTGGGGATGAGCTTCTTTATCGGGCCGCTCGCGCCGATCCTGTTCTGGATCGTGAACGGATACCTGATCGGGCGGGAATTCTTCCAACTGGCCGCGATGCGGCGGGAAGGGCGCGTGCGCGCGAACCAGCTACGCCGTAAGCACAATGGACAGATCTGGCTCGCTGGCACACTTATGGCGATCCCGCTGACCATCCCGCTCGTGGGTCTGGTCATCCCGATCCTAGGCGCGGCGACCTTCACGCATCTTTACCACCGGGTGACGGGGACGGTCGCGCGCTGA
- a CDS encoding DUF1993 family protein: MAAPLYIASVPVFLHYLERARGIVAKTKGKEDVLGQKLAPDMFSGAQQFASAAGFALRGTYPLIGMSIPEFPSAAMDRDGILARIDFAHERLVTLDPGAFDRAEEQRVRHLAGFADLDQAAGDYLRFFALPNFMFHLSMGFAVLRAGGIDIGKSDFDGLHDYPPGFRF; encoded by the coding sequence TTGGCCGCGCCCCTCTATATCGCCTCGGTGCCCGTCTTTCTCCACTACCTCGAACGGGCCCGGGGGATCGTCGCCAAGACGAAGGGGAAGGAAGACGTTCTGGGACAGAAACTCGCGCCCGACATGTTTTCGGGCGCGCAGCAATTCGCCTCGGCCGCCGGTTTCGCCCTGCGGGGCACCTATCCCCTGATCGGCATGTCCATTCCGGAGTTCCCGTCGGCCGCGATGGACCGGGATGGTATCCTCGCGCGGATCGACTTTGCCCACGAGCGCCTCGTCACGCTCGACCCCGGCGCTTTCGACAGGGCCGAGGAGCAGCGGGTCCGGCATCTTGCCGGTTTCGCGGACCTCGACCAGGCTGCCGGGGATTACCTGCGCTTCTTCGCGCTCCCGAATTTCATGTTCCACCTGTCGATGGGCTTCGCGGTGCTGCGGGCGGGCGGGATCGACATCGGCAAGTCCGACTTCGACGGTCTGCACGACTACCCGCCCGGCTTCCGTTTCTAG
- a CDS encoding nitroreductase — MPERNQAALDFLLTRRSRPAKTLTGPVPTRNELTEILTAAARTPDHGKLEPWRFIVLGASALVRLAEAVPVHGAALGIEPEKIEKSTRQFADADLAVAVVFSPVESPKVPHVEQLLSAGAVCLSMLNAALAAGWGANWLSGWPSHDPEFVHATLGLASHESIAGFIHIGTETSAPPDRPRPDIDLITAWMTE; from the coding sequence ATGCCCGAAAGAAACCAGGCCGCGCTCGATTTTCTGCTGACGCGGCGATCGCGGCCCGCGAAAACGCTGACCGGCCCCGTGCCGACGCGCAACGAACTCACCGAAATCCTCACCGCTGCGGCCCGCACGCCGGATCATGGCAAGCTCGAGCCCTGGCGGTTCATCGTCCTTGGTGCGTCGGCGCTCGTGCGTTTGGCCGAGGCGGTGCCGGTGCACGGTGCCGCGTTGGGAATCGAGCCGGAGAAGATCGAGAAATCGACCCGCCAGTTCGCGGATGCCGATCTCGCCGTCGCGGTCGTGTTCTCGCCCGTCGAGAGCCCCAAGGTGCCCCATGTGGAGCAGCTACTGTCGGCCGGTGCCGTGTGCCTGTCGATGCTGAATGCGGCCCTTGCCGCCGGCTGGGGGGCGAACTGGCTTTCGGGTTGGCCGAGCCACGACCCGGAGTTCGTGCATGCCACGCTCGGGCTCGCCAGTCACGAAAGCATCGCGGGCTTCATCCATATCGGGACCGAAACCTCGGCCCCGCCGGACCGGCCCCGACCCGACATCGACCTTATCACAGCGTGGATGACCGAATGA
- a CDS encoding DUF167 domain-containing protein, which translates to MKKGEIAHLATPGADIAVRVMPNAARNAVTVEDGVIRVSVTVVPEDGKATKAVVKLLANALGVAKSRLVLVRGTTSRDKLFRIDP; encoded by the coding sequence ATGAAGAAAGGCGAAATTGCCCACCTCGCAACCCCCGGTGCCGACATCGCCGTGCGTGTGATGCCGAACGCCGCCCGAAACGCGGTGACGGTGGAGGACGGGGTCATCCGCGTCTCGGTCACGGTCGTTCCCGAAGATGGCAAGGCAACCAAGGCCGTGGTCAAGCTGCTCGCCAACGCCCTTGGCGTCGCGAAGTCGCGGCTGGTGCTGGTGCGTGGCACCACGTCGCGCGACAAGCTTTTCCGCATCGACCCATGA
- a CDS encoding hemerythrin domain-containing protein, with translation MPSIYDAIMQDHEKHRDLLDRIANTEGASDARKSAWKEFYYEIKSHSAAEEEEFYATLMKETWGQDAARHSVAEHHEMDEILEELDEMDMSSPGWLTRFKTLKHDYEHHMEEEENEVFERAKKVVGEEDNDAFGARFLKRKKKEWGLVEEKAKDQLED, from the coding sequence ATGCCATCCATCTATGACGCCATCATGCAGGATCACGAAAAGCACCGCGATCTGCTCGACCGGATCGCCAATACCGAGGGGGCGAGCGACGCACGCAAGTCCGCGTGGAAAGAGTTCTACTACGAGATCAAGAGCCACTCCGCGGCAGAGGAAGAAGAGTTTTACGCGACGCTCATGAAAGAGACCTGGGGCCAGGATGCCGCGCGCCACTCGGTCGCCGAACATCATGAGATGGACGAGATCCTCGAGGAACTGGACGAGATGGACATGTCATCGCCGGGCTGGCTCACCCGGTTCAAGACGCTCAAGCACGACTACGAGCATCACATGGAAGAGGAAGAGAACGAAGTCTTCGAGCGTGCGAAGAAGGTCGTCGGCGAAGAAGACAACGACGCCTTCGGCGCGCGGTTCCTCAAGCGCAAGAAGAAGGAATGGGGGCTGGTCGAGGAGAAGGCCAAGGACCAGCTCGAAGACTGA
- a CDS encoding Flp family type IVb pilin — MQRIFDRFVSDEEGNAVIDWFVLLAGMVLLALSVVLTVTGNIEHITEDTMENVKSMEQHLPS; from the coding sequence ATGCAAAGAATTTTCGACCGCTTCGTGAGCGACGAAGAAGGCAACGCGGTGATCGACTGGTTCGTTCTGTTGGCAGGGATGGTGCTTCTTGCGCTGTCCGTGGTGCTGACGGTGACCGGCAATATCGAACATATCACCGAGGACACAATGGAAAACGTGAAGAGCATGGAACAGCATCTTCCGTCCTGA
- a CDS encoding aldehyde dehydrogenase family protein, giving the protein MLEKRDFYINGEWVSPTTPHDHEVIDPSTEEPCAVISLASEADVDKAVAAARAAFPDWMMTPVEERIALVEKFLAIYKERSEDIAQAVTMEMGAPIDLARSSQWGAGYAHTKAFLAAAKNFEWIKPLGEHAPDTMIVHEAVGVCALITPWNWPLNQISLKVIAAAIAGCTMVLKPSEESPLDAMIFAECMDAAGFPKGVFNLVNGDGATAGSRLTSHPDVDMVSFTGSTRAGIAISKSAAETLKKVHLELGGKGANIVFADADEKAVKRGVMSMMNNSGQSCNAPSRMLVQRDIYPQAVEAAKAAAEQVQVGNAHDEGRHIGPVVNAAQWEKIQGLIQKGIDEGATLVAGGLGRPEHLNRGFFVKPTVFADANNQMTIAREEIFGPVLTMIPFDTEEEAIQIANDTVYGLTNYVQTQDGARANRLALKLRSGMVEMNGKSRGAGAPFGGMKQSGNGREAGVWGLEDFLEVKAVGGWALDAAE; this is encoded by the coding sequence ATGCTCGAGAAACGCGACTTCTACATCAACGGCGAATGGGTTTCGCCCACGACCCCCCACGATCACGAGGTCATCGACCCCTCGACCGAAGAACCCTGCGCGGTCATTTCGCTGGCCTCCGAGGCGGATGTGGACAAGGCGGTCGCGGCGGCCAGGGCGGCCTTTCCGGACTGGATGATGACCCCGGTCGAAGAGCGCATCGCGCTCGTCGAGAAGTTCCTCGCGATCTACAAGGAACGCTCCGAGGACATCGCCCAAGCCGTCACGATGGAAATGGGCGCGCCCATTGACCTCGCCCGGTCGTCGCAGTGGGGCGCGGGATATGCGCATACCAAGGCCTTCCTTGCGGCCGCGAAGAATTTCGAGTGGATCAAGCCTCTGGGCGAGCATGCCCCGGACACGATGATCGTGCATGAGGCGGTGGGCGTCTGTGCGCTGATCACCCCGTGGAACTGGCCGCTCAACCAGATCAGCCTCAAAGTCATCGCCGCCGCCATCGCGGGCTGCACCATGGTGCTCAAGCCCTCGGAAGAAAGCCCGCTCGACGCGATGATCTTTGCCGAATGCATGGACGCCGCCGGGTTCCCGAAGGGTGTATTCAACCTCGTCAACGGTGACGGCGCGACGGCCGGATCGCGGCTCACGAGCCACCCGGACGTGGATATGGTGAGCTTCACGGGGTCGACTCGCGCGGGGATCGCGATCTCCAAATCCGCGGCCGAAACACTCAAGAAGGTGCATCTCGAACTGGGAGGCAAGGGCGCCAACATCGTCTTTGCCGATGCGGACGAGAAAGCGGTGAAGCGCGGCGTGATGTCGATGATGAACAATTCCGGTCAGTCCTGTAACGCGCCCTCGCGGATGCTCGTCCAGCGCGACATCTATCCGCAGGCCGTCGAAGCCGCGAAGGCCGCCGCCGAGCAGGTGCAGGTGGGCAACGCGCATGACGAAGGCCGCCATATCGGCCCGGTCGTGAATGCGGCACAGTGGGAGAAGATCCAGGGCCTGATCCAGAAGGGCATCGACGAAGGCGCGACCCTTGTCGCCGGTGGTCTGGGCCGTCCCGAGCACCTGAACCGGGGGTTCTTCGTCAAGCCGACCGTTTTCGCGGATGCCAACAACCAGATGACCATCGCGCGTGAGGAAATCTTTGGCCCGGTCCTGACCATGATCCCCTTCGACACCGAAGAGGAAGCCATCCAGATCGCGAACGACACGGTCTATGGCCTGACGAACTATGTCCAGACGCAGGACGGGGCGCGGGCCAATCGGCTGGCGCTCAAGCTCAGGTCTGGAATGGTCGAGATGAACGGCAAGTCGCGCGGGGCCGGGGCCCCCTTTGGCGGGATGAAGCAGTCGGGCAACGGGCGCGAAGCCGGCGTCTGGGGGCTCGAGGACTTCCTCGAGGTCAAGGCTGTCGGTGGCTGGGCGCTCGACGCCGCCGAGTGA
- a CDS encoding peroxiredoxin has protein sequence MGLRINDTIPNMTVETDMGPINLHDFVGDSYAIFFSHPKDFTPVCTTEFGAVAQLADEWDKRGVKVLGISIDGVEEHKKWKGDIESYAGAKAGFPIVADEGLEMAKAFDMLPADAYLPDGRTPADSATVRAVFIVGPDKKLRLTMTYPMSVGRNFAEVLRAVDAVMKTDGAPLATPANWTPGEDVIVALSVSNDDAKAKFGEVDMKLPYLRTIKDPA, from the coding sequence ATGGGCCTGCGTATCAACGACACCATCCCGAACATGACCGTGGAAACCGACATGGGGCCGATCAACCTCCATGACTTCGTCGGCGACAGCTACGCGATTTTCTTCTCCCATCCCAAGGACTTCACGCCGGTCTGCACCACCGAGTTCGGCGCGGTGGCACAGCTTGCCGACGAATGGGACAAGCGCGGCGTCAAGGTCCTGGGAATTTCCATCGACGGCGTCGAGGAACACAAGAAGTGGAAAGGTGACATCGAGTCCTACGCCGGCGCCAAGGCTGGCTTCCCGATCGTGGCGGACGAGGGTCTCGAAATGGCCAAGGCCTTCGACATGCTGCCCGCTGATGCCTATCTCCCCGATGGTCGCACCCCTGCCGACAGCGCGACCGTGCGCGCCGTCTTCATCGTCGGGCCAGACAAGAAATTGCGCCTGACCATGACCTATCCGATGTCGGTGGGCCGCAACTTCGCCGAGGTGCTGCGTGCCGTGGATGCCGTCATGAAGACCGACGGCGCCCCGCTCGCAACCCCGGCCAACTGGACCCCGGGCGAGGACGTGATCGTCGCGCTGTCCGTGTCCAACGACGACGCCAAGGCGAAATTCGGCGAGGTGGACATGAAGCTGCCCTACCTGCGCACGATCAAAGACCCGGCGTAA
- the mce gene encoding methylmalonyl-CoA epimerase produces MIGRLNHVAIAVPDLEAAAAQYRNTLGATVRDPQDEPDHGVTVVFIELPNTKIELLYPLGDDSPIKGFLDKHPAGGIHHICYEVDDILAARDKLKSDGARVLGTGEPKIGAHGKPVLFLHPKDFNGCLVELEQV; encoded by the coding sequence ATGATCGGACGACTGAACCACGTGGCCATCGCGGTGCCCGACCTCGAAGCCGCCGCCGCGCAGTATCGCAACACGCTTGGCGCGACCGTCCGTGATCCGCAGGACGAGCCCGACCACGGCGTCACCGTGGTTTTCATCGAACTGCCCAACACCAAGATCGAACTGCTCTATCCTCTGGGCGACGACAGCCCGATCAAGGGCTTCCTCGACAAGCACCCGGCCGGGGGCATCCATCATATCTGTTACGAGGTCGACGACATCCTCGCCGCCCGTGACAAGCTCAAGTCGGACGGCGCCCGTGTGCTGGGCACCGGCGAACCCAAGATCGGCGCACATGGCAAGCCGGTTCTGTTCCTGCACCCGAAGGATTTCAACGGCTGCCTCGTGGAACTGGAGCAGGTCTGA
- a CDS encoding ATP-dependent RecD-like DNA helicase produces the protein MTLPALQLSDDQADAHDRVAEVLRSTGVDIDEGHLTPMSEGKTRVMAVIGKAGSGKTLLLAQLYEALEEAGVEVVSGDWEGKRRKDRRTLAILAPTNKAASVLRNRGVPATTIHRILYTPVYHPEYEKIAEWLAGNGPRPEIEELTDAALDRAWAFYQNQKSIPGALAAAGLRGSDFITGWKRRDDPLDIGFIDESSMLDEKQFEDLREIFPTLILFGDPAQLAPVGQSGQMVFERLAKPQVCTLSRIHRQDDDNPILDLAHALADEGLTFDRFERMVEDAARRDPRVVIAPRVDADLMARSPVLVWRNKTRIRLIHAFRAAQGAPGDRLIPGEPLICDGIELPLKHRKKRIDLEARGLIKGAQVVFRGEGKRAGFSRVHVVGAEDPDISVASIIKIEMPDEEEPFIPFAANMGAAFLHGAAVTIHKAQGSQWKDVQVFAPDLYAAAQMGRSEAGIPLWKRLAYVAITRAEERLLWCTRYALARPQVVLGVEDLPKPVARLTLEGEESDA, from the coding sequence ATGACCCTTCCCGCGCTTCAGCTTTCCGACGATCAGGCCGACGCCCATGACCGTGTCGCCGAGGTTCTGCGCTCGACCGGCGTGGACATCGACGAGGGTCACCTGACCCCGATGTCCGAGGGCAAGACCCGTGTGATGGCGGTGATCGGCAAGGCGGGGTCAGGCAAGACGCTGCTCCTCGCGCAGCTTTATGAGGCACTCGAAGAGGCCGGCGTCGAGGTCGTCAGTGGCGACTGGGAAGGCAAGCGTCGCAAGGACCGGCGCACGCTGGCGATCCTCGCGCCCACGAACAAGGCGGCCTCGGTGCTTCGTAACCGGGGCGTGCCGGCGACGACGATCCACCGGATCCTCTATACCCCGGTCTATCATCCGGAATACGAGAAGATCGCCGAATGGCTCGCGGGGAACGGGCCGCGCCCCGAGATCGAGGAACTGACCGACGCGGCGCTCGACCGGGCCTGGGCCTTCTACCAGAACCAGAAGTCAATCCCCGGCGCGCTCGCCGCCGCCGGGCTGCGTGGCTCGGATTTCATCACCGGCTGGAAGCGGCGCGACGACCCGCTCGACATCGGCTTCATCGACGAAAGCTCGATGCTTGATGAGAAGCAGTTCGAGGACCTGCGCGAGATCTTTCCGACGCTCATTCTCTTCGGCGATCCGGCACAGCTCGCGCCCGTCGGGCAATCGGGCCAGATGGTGTTCGAGCGGCTGGCGAAACCGCAGGTCTGCACCTTGTCCCGTATCCACCGCCAAGATGACGACAACCCGATCCTCGACCTTGCCCATGCGCTCGCTGACGAGGGGCTGACCTTCGACCGCTTCGAGCGGATGGTCGAGGATGCCGCGCGCCGCGACCCCCGGGTCGTGATCGCGCCGCGCGTCGACGCCGACCTCATGGCGCGCTCGCCCGTCCTCGTCTGGCGCAACAAGACGCGAATCCGGCTGATCCACGCCTTTCGCGCGGCACAGGGCGCGCCGGGGGATCGGCTTATTCCGGGCGAGCCGCTGATTTGCGACGGGATCGAACTGCCGTTGAAGCACCGAAAGAAGCGGATCGACCTCGAGGCGCGGGGCCTGATCAAGGGTGCGCAGGTGGTGTTTCGGGGCGAGGGCAAACGCGCCGGGTTTTCACGGGTTCATGTCGTGGGTGCCGAGGATCCGGACATCTCGGTCGCAAGCATCATCAAGATCGAGATGCCGGACGAGGAAGAACCCTTCATTCCCTTCGCCGCCAATATGGGCGCTGCATTCCTGCACGGCGCGGCGGTGACGATCCACAAGGCGCAGGGCAGCCAGTGGAAAGACGTGCAGGTCTTTGCCCCTGATCTTTACGCTGCGGCCCAGATGGGACGCAGCGAGGCGGGGATTCCGCTCTGGAAGCGTCTGGCCTATGTGGCGATCACGCGGGCGGAGGAGCGGCTTCTATGGTGCACGCGCTATGCGCTGGCGCGACCGCAGGTGGTGCTGGGGGTCGAGGACCTGCCCAAGCCCGTGGCGCGGCTGACGCTCGAAGGGGAGGAAAGCGATGCCTAG
- a CDS encoding DUF1467 family protein: protein MSVTGALVLFTVIWFMTMFIVLPITLRTQQEDGDVIPGTHKGAPSDFRLGRTMIITTLVALPIWGVVAAIILSGVITIDMLDWNNYLGERVPN, encoded by the coding sequence ATGTCCGTCACCGGTGCGCTCGTCCTCTTCACCGTGATCTGGTTCATGACGATGTTCATCGTCCTGCCGATCACGCTCCGCACGCAGCAGGAGGACGGCGACGTCATTCCCGGCACCCACAAGGGGGCACCCTCCGACTTCCGGCTCGGGCGCACCATGATCATCACGACGCTGGTGGCGCTGCCGATCTGGGGCGTAGTGGCAGCGATCATCCTGTCGGGTGTGATCACCATCGACATGCTCGACTGGAACAACTACCTGGGCGAACGCGTCCCGAACTGA
- a CDS encoding GNAT family N-acetyltransferase, which yields MTDDARLGRPVPDWTPPPRPDGLSLSGRFAALEPLSAERHAAALFDVFAGADAVWDYMPVGPFPSAAGFHRWMAEAVTGNDPSFFAIRNLETDRWEGFCSLLRIAPEAGSIEVGFIAYSPALQRTRAATEVQVLLMQWAFEAGYRRYEWKCNALNMPSRRAAQRLGFSYEGVFRQAQVVKGRNRDTAWFAVIDSDWLALKEAFRVWLSPQNFDAEGQQRERLGDLTALVRVASDPELVPAS from the coding sequence ATGACCGACGACGCGCGCCTTGGGCGCCCTGTGCCCGACTGGACCCCGCCGCCCCGGCCCGACGGGCTTTCGCTTTCGGGCCGTTTCGCAGCGCTCGAACCGCTGTCGGCCGAGCGTCATGCCGCCGCGCTGTTCGATGTCTTCGCCGGGGCCGATGCGGTCTGGGATTACATGCCTGTAGGTCCCTTCCCCTCCGCCGCCGGTTTCCATCGCTGGATGGCCGAGGCCGTTACCGGCAACGACCCGAGTTTCTTCGCGATCCGCAATCTCGAAACGGATCGCTGGGAGGGCTTCTGTTCGCTCCTGCGCATCGCGCCCGAGGCGGGGTCGATCGAGGTGGGCTTCATCGCCTATTCCCCCGCCCTGCAACGCACCCGCGCGGCCACCGAGGTTCAGGTCCTCTTGATGCAATGGGCCTTCGAGGCCGGTTACCGGCGCTACGAATGGAAATGCAACGCGCTCAACATGCCGTCACGGCGGGCGGCGCAACGGCTGGGGTTCTCCTACGAAGGCGTTTTCCGACAGGCGCAGGTAGTCAAGGGGCGCAACCGGGACACCGCATGGTTCGCCGTGATCGACAGCGACTGGCTTGCCTTGAAAGAAGCGTTCCGGGTCTGGCTGTCGCCGCAGAATTTCGACGCCGAGGGCCAACAGCGGGAACGTCTGGGCGACCTTACCGCATTGGTGCGTGTCGCGAGCGATCCGGAACTGGTCCCGGCGTCCTAG
- a CDS encoding response regulator, with protein sequence MTDELDALPPFRPTAQKPLAGLTVLVVDDSRVASEAIRLICLRSGARVRRADSLASAHRHLGVYRPAVVIVDMGLPDGSGGDLIRALDQATPRVPALIGMSGSLTAEAQARAAGSDGFLAKPVESVEVFQQVLLAALPSALRPSGLRLVQTDAVQPDPVALAEDLLNASDLLKDARISGAFGYPLHFLRGVAQSAHDRELETAVSGLDGAPPPAALARIERLLSHRLGATG encoded by the coding sequence ATGACTGATGAACTGGATGCCCTGCCGCCATTTCGCCCGACCGCGCAAAAGCCGCTCGCCGGGTTGACGGTGCTCGTCGTCGATGACAGCCGCGTTGCCTCGGAAGCGATAAGGCTCATCTGTCTGCGCTCCGGGGCGCGGGTCAGGCGGGCGGACAGCCTCGCCTCTGCGCACCGGCACCTCGGGGTCTATCGCCCGGCCGTGGTGATCGTGGACATGGGTCTTCCCGATGGCTCGGGGGGCGACTTGATCCGCGCCCTCGATCAGGCGACGCCGCGTGTGCCGGCCTTGATCGGCATGTCAGGATCCCTCACGGCCGAGGCGCAAGCGCGTGCGGCGGGTTCGGATGGCTTCCTCGCGAAGCCCGTGGAGAGCGTCGAAGTCTTTCAGCAAGTCCTCCTTGCCGCCCTGCCATCCGCCTTGCGGCCATCCGGACTGCGCCTTGTCCAGACCGATGCGGTGCAGCCCGATCCCGTGGCGCTTGCCGAAGACCTTCTCAACGCCTCGGACCTTTTGAAAGACGCGCGGATAAGCGGCGCCTTCGGGTATCCGCTGCATTTCCTGCGCGGCGTTGCGCAGAGCGCACATGACCGGGAACTGGAGACGGCCGTCTCCGGCCTCGACGGCGCTCCTCCACCCGCCGCATTGGCACGCATCGAGCGGCTTTTATCGCACCGGCTGGGTGCCACGGGCTAG